The Pungitius pungitius chromosome 4, fPunPun2.1, whole genome shotgun sequence nucleotide sequence gaaaacatgaaaagcatgaaaacaaactcttcttcaACACATGGCAGATAAGCATTGCTGctgtccgacacacacacacacacaccgacacagtCACACCCTCGGAGCATGAGCTAATGGCATTAGGTGACGCTGACCTAGTTTCCAAAGGGGGAATGATAAAGAGAGAGTGGAAAGATGAAGATTTGGAAGAAACCTCAGGGCACATTGTACTTAAGGACACTGACTTGTgattttcagtgtgtgtgtgtgtctttgtgcagaaAATGGGTCCACGCACCCATCCGAGCCGCCGTGCTCAGCCGGAGGAGGGCTGAGACTCGAGGGTAGAAGGAGGTAAAAGCTCGCCTAGAGCGCTGCTGAGGACTGAGGCGCGATCACTGTGggggttacacacacacacacacacacacttgtctacTCTGCAGCAACTCTGGCCAACAGCAACTTACTGTGTACACATTTAACGGAGACTTTTGGCTCACTCCCCCCCTGCACAGCACGCCCCGACTGGATCCTGACCTGTGGAAACAGGAAAGGACGACCAGggtacaaaccccccccccctccctccctccctcccagaaTGCGTCTCtttatttgtgtgcatttgtttgcaCTCCTCACGTGACCCGCTTGTCTCCAGAGGAACATACGTGTGGATTTTGGCCTGCCAGTAACTGCTGCAACACGGACCCGTCAGCGGCCAAGTCTTGTTTTGCTTCGTCCCGGGTTTTGAACTCTGCGTGACTCTGATAACATTGTAGCGGGGGAACAATGTCATGCTCTCGTCCTCCGGCCGCTTTTTATGACTTTGATTGTTCCATTAAGGCGCTTCGGGGTCCAGGAATGCTCTGTCatatgtgcagtgtgtgtgtgtgtctgtgtgtgtaaagctAATGCCCTCAGGCCTCAGCACTCTATTATTAAGAATCATATATGTTAGTGAGGCTGATTATCACgctcactttttaaaataaacacaacaaaacacaaatatattcaccatagaatatatatatttttctctttcaaatattcctacttttccttttctttcatctAAGCAATTGTTTCAGTTGTAATTGTTTGATGCATTATGagtaatattattttaaatattttcatcatGTTGCAGTTGCTAAAGCACACAGTGAACTTATTCTGAGTAAATGCCCCAAATCAAACAAATCAGACCATTTCAATATGAAGGTCTGTGTACATCTCTCACATCTATAGCATTTCATAACAATATAGAAACAATGGTTATGAAGTAGAGGATAAGGTCATTTAATAGCAAAATGTCAACTTAGTGTAGATTAAAGCAACatcaagacaaataaaaaacattcctAAATATCCTTCTGCGTCATGCTTAGGTTTGCACTTAAGTTTGTGTTTATATGACAACACAGGTTACCAGCTGCTGCTTTGACATAAacgaggggtcagaggtcaaacagtGACTCACGGTTTCGACAACATGTGGCCATCAGCAGGCCTCCCACATCTGGAGGGCAGGGCATCACTCACTGGGTCACCGCCGCTCTCGCTGAGTTGTTTTTGGGGGCGAGGTCCGTGTGACTCAGAGGAAGCCCAGAGAGACGTAGTAGactgtgtcaaaaaaaaaaaaaaaagccacttaATTTCACGCTTTTGAATGCTTTCATGTTATTAGATGATGGTTGTATCTGATTTTTTTGGTTTGCCCGAGACACACTTTCGGTTTGGCTGCTGACTGAATCAGATACGAGGCAGATGTCATTCATCATCTTAACGTCGAGTGCATTCATTTCCTGCTATTGTAACAAACCAGATAAGCCCTCTTTTTGTCGCCCCCGAGAGCCGAGGATTGTGGGACGTCATGTGAGTTCTGTGATTACATTTGACAGAGTAATCGCAACAGAAAGGCTTTTAGTGATGTTGTCGTTCTGGAGATACCCTCTCGGCGTTTGCATCAGCCGCTGGTTCCCTGATCTCGGCCCAACAAGCTGCTCGGAGGGTGATTAATGTGGGCGAGGCCCTTCCCGAAGCCTCACGAGGGGACGATGAGGGCCACGGccctgaaaagaaaagaagaaaaaaaagtcgcATACTTTTAGCACGCGGTCATCTTTCACTTCACCAAAAGTGACAGGCTGCTGAAAGCTGGGAGAAGTGGAGCAGCCTTTATTAAAGGATGTTTACTCAAAAGTACACCGGAAAAGCGAAAGAAAATGCAAGTCACTGTTGTTTGAATCAGTGGTTATAATATTATACATTTCATCATGTATTGtatcatgtatatatataacatcACGGAGGAATGCAATCAGCGCACACATCTTATTTTTAGTTAATcttattttaagtattttagAAATAAAGCCAAATTTAACCATCAATAAAACATATCTTGGAAGATGCtaaaagagccttttttttaaaggctgatAGCGCCATCTCGTGGTTTAATAAATACAGGCAGtgaaaaaagtggaaaaacTGATATTTACAAAGGAACATTTTAATCATCAACATATGAAAAAGAAGTTAtgagacacatttaaaaatcgCCATTAAATGCAACtgcatttgaaataaataaaaatcaccaGCAAATTCAAAAGACTAATATATTCAGCccataatatatatatcaatattttttttatctttcaagTATTCCCTTTTCTGTCGTTATTCTAGGAATCTTTTCAGTATTTGTTTGATGACCCTTGATTATTTTACCATCTTACAGCTGTTGCAGTACACAGCgaggtcttttttcttttttttgcacatttgcacaaccaccccacacagtgggagtagTGTGCAGCGGTGTCAGCGGTCGGGTGTCTTGCCCAGCGACACTTCGGCAGGGggacacatggagcagccagggccCAGACAGCCGACCCTGCGGCTTTTTATTGGCCGTCCTCTCCATCCACAACGACGACGGCGTCCAGGAGTTGCTTCGGTCGGTTGCTCCCCCTTCTTGCGACTCCTTGCTACTTCTCGCCAGTCCGCTGCAGTGGTTCCGTCGGGTTCAGTCATCAGAGAGAAGACGGCACCGATCAGAAAAACCACCAGCAAACGATCGGATTCGGTTATTCAAAATAGATTTTTGATCCCGTTTCCATAGCAACTCCGGATGCGCTGGAATCAGCGGAGCGAGATAGTAATCAGACGAGGGTACCATTTAATTAAGTTTAACTAAATTGTGTGACGTCATATTCCCCGCAATAAATTAGCAGTGGTGTAAATACCTGGCCTACCTATTAAGTTAATTAAACCGTTTGGGGTACTTCTCTTTGCTTATGGTACGCAACTCGTCCTACATTCAGTGAGAGGgaatgtttattttactttttacagaTCACCTTTTTTTCCAATTGTGAGCAACGTTACTTTTACTTTGTCTTCGGGTTTGCAAAAGTCTTATCGGGCACTTTACTGGTAAATCAATCCACTGTTCCTCTCCGGAGATGACGTAGCAGCGAACACTGTTGGACAGGAAATAGACTCCTACAAAATAAGACGGCAGATTACCCCTTCGTGTTTAAAAGTCGCACgtgtaacgttaaataaaacTGAAACCCAATCTATAAATCATGTGACTAACTAACTAGATCTGGAAAACCAATACACCTACAACTTCTCCCGAGGctgctctttcaaatattgttttgtcccttttgtactacaaaataaaagaggcaTCCAGCACATCATTGCAGTGTGTTCACTGGCTACTTGTAACCTCAAAAGCAATGTTTGGCTGCCgtataaaatatataactgCATCAacgtttttgcttttatttcattgGTAGAAATTAAATCTAGATATCAAATAGCTACATACGAAACATTCAAGTGtttacagagaaagagaaaaaggacaaaatcaaacatttcaacGTGTTTCCTCGATGATATACGTATACCTTGTTAAATGTGAGTCTCTGTTAACAATGTATAGTTGTATATTATGATTTTGTAACAAGTGGTTAGTAAATGTGTGATGTGAGTTTTTCCTCAATTTGATGATAATTAGCTTATAAAAGGGGTAAGAATGAATaaagttgtgtttctgtgtttggaAACTGAGAACTGATGCATTTGATTACCttagtggaaaaaaacatttacatttactatTTGCATATTTTCCATTTTATCTGTTGCTGTGGACTCtgttaataaaaagtattttacagAATGTAACAAGTGGGATTCAAAGGTCAAGCAGGGCAAATGGGAACAGAAATtagcagcaacaaaaacaaacacaagacaaattCAGCAAGTCAAAAAGAATGATTGTGGAAGTCTTCCAACATTCTGGTTATTTCCTCCCAGCCCCCCCGTCACTGAGCTTGGATCTTTGAGTAAAAAAACAGCCAATTGATGATTGGTTGATTGATTAATTCAGCCTGAGAGGGTGACGGGATGTTTTGCAGGCCAGCAGTGGTCAACGCACATTGTGCCTCAGCTCCAAAACCGCTGAGAACGTATGcatgctgtgagtgtgtgtgtgtgtgtgtgtgtgtgtgtgtgcgtgagtgtgtgtgttagtgtcttTGTAGGATCGGCTGTCTCAGACACAGCTCAATGCTTCCAGAGATGATGGGCATCTTGTTCTCCATGTGGAAACGCACCAGGTGACCAACACTCAAAAACACCTGATCACGGGTCCGCACCTGCTTacgcaaaaaaagaaacaaaagattaAACACCAGAGCCAACTGACATTTTCTCCTCTCTACgtgcttcgtgtgtgtgtgtgtgtgtgtgtgtgtgtgtgtgtgtgaaagctgtGTACCTGCCCAAGTGgatccaccagcagcaggtgacGCGCGGTGGCTCCCTCCATCCCGCTGAGAACGTACTGACCAGACGCAGAGCTGCTCTCTCTGACCAGGAAATCCCCGTGGTGGGTGAGGAGTGACTCCGCCAGATCCCTTCCCAATCTGCGATGGACACAGAGTTACTGAGAACGTGACACGTTCGGACCCATTTGAGTCGAGTGATTCAGAAGCAGAGGCGGGGCAAACGACGCCGATTACCTGCCGTGGAACCAAACTTCCTCCTGGATCAGGTCCTGGGTCAGTGTCTCAGAAGGTTCAGCAATGGCCTCACACGCCACCGACTCTGAAGCAATGGCAGAAGAAGAATAGAGGAGTCCTCAGGGGGGGGGCGTACAATCAGCAGTCACTTTAAACCAAGAGGATGTCATGTTCTTTTCAACTATGCTGTTCTATAAAATCTAAAAATCTATAAACGTATTATCAATAGTGTTCGTTGAGACTTTTCTTCCTCTAAAACTACTTCCAAATCAGttcatgtttgaaaaaaactcaaatttCGACTGAGGCAGATTCAACACTGTGAAGTTTGATAACGGTTGTGAATCATCATCAGCGACGAGTCCAATAGTCAACAatccaataaaaacaaagagatCATTATGTGGAATACAAATaatgctgttttctccttcacaaGTAGACCATGTAGACTACTGATTGGTTTCATTTATTCCATGATTTAATGCAATTTAGCATTTTTTGGTGGAAACCATATGAcccgttttttttcccactaaaATCACGCTGCACCgatgggattgtttttttttttttaatctggttCAGCTGAACTATAATTGACCCGATTAGTGGTTTGCACgcagacagaaacacattcaGACACAATCCGAACACACGATGCCGTGTGAGGATGAGTTTTACctgcaggtggagctggagtTTCTTCTGTGACGGAGCAGTTCTCATACAGGGAAAGAGGCTCAAAGGAACAAACCTGCAACAGCACTAGATGAGTCATACAgacaagatgtgtgtgtgtgtgtgtgtgtgtgtgtgtgtgtgtgtgtgtgtgtgtgtgtgtgtgtgtgtgtgtgtgtgtgtgcatgtgtgtatgtgtgtgcatgtgtgcatgcaggagcagtgatggCCTAAAGGTTGGAGACATGTGCTCATAACCGGAAAATCGCAGACTCAATTCCCGCAGGAGCACAATAGTTCTGGGAAGTTATGACCAACAACTGAGGAGCAGATTAAAAGAACACTGAAGGAGTATTAGCATTAACTCAAGGGGCTCATAATGAGCTCCAATTGTCTCTTTGACGTTTCCTTGTTTCTGAAGTTTTTAACCATATGTGACGGCGTTGTTCTGTAGATGGAGTTGCTCAGTAAgtcaaaaatataatataatttatgatttaatattattacattatatcaGGTTTATATTCCATCCTTTAATCATAAGAGAACTACTAAACCATCTCCATGACGACAGAACACGTCGGTATACCGAGCAGCAGATGCAGTTGAAAGCTTTGGAGAAAAGTTGGACTTGTCGTCATTGGTTCTTTTTGGTCTCCCAGatgcttaaataaatgttattgtcCCTCTTACCCCAAATATGTCAGGATCCGGTTCGTTTTCCTCTCCCCCGCCAGCGGGCGGCGTCTTCCTGGGGACCACGTTGTAGTAGTCGCGCTGCTCGCTGGCCTCAACGTCCTGGTTGGCCTTTGGGTCCGTCGCTCTCTCCTCCGGGCTCCATTTGGGACACATCTTCGCCGCTGACCTGCAGGCAGAGAGGCGCACGCCTTCACCTCACTGGCTCCACCGTCCTGCAGCTTACTCACTTAATGctcagcccccccacacacaccaataGGACCGTCCCAGGCGAAAGAAGGACAACCTGTTGGAGAGGAGCGACGGCGCGGGGTTGAGAAGTCGTCGGAAGCGATCCTCGAAGGCCTGACCGATGCTGTTGATCACCTCGCTGGCACGACCCCTCGGGCACTCCAGGATGTGACATGCTGTCGGAGAGAGAGTTTTGATTGATAGTTAAAGGGGAAAAGGCACTTTGTCCAGTGGAAGCTCAttatgatgatgaggatgatgatgatgatgatgatgatcttaAACTGTACGTTACCTCTCTGGTTGACGAGGTCCTTGGCAACATAAGCAATGTAATTAGCCATGTCCTGCAAACATTTAGAAGGGACATTTTCAATAAGAAAACCTTTGGTAAAGCTGTGTAAACTTTGCGGACCACTGTGGCAGCAAATTGCAATTTCAAGATGCCAAAAGGAGCACAAATGGATAAGATCACAGCAAGGATAAGTACGACTGTAGCAATGAGTGTATTGAAGTGAGAAGTTTCCCTTTCACTAGCGAAAaattctgcttttcatttttaaaagaaagatgaTGTTATTTCAGCTTTCATGAAATCCCTTCATTAGGTTTTCTCTGCATTTGTACGAGCACAAGGCCactattaaccccccccccccctcccctccctcccctacacacacacacagacacagacacacacacacacacacacacacacacgtgcatctGGCGGGTTTAGGCTCAATAGTTCACAGTTTAATCGTGGGAAATCACAGCAAACGTCTTCAGTTAGTTGGCCGTCCAGGTGTATTGTGTTTAATTAATTTACTTCCTATCAGCGGCTCGCTGACACGAGAGCACAGTCAGCGGGAATGTGCTTCACCATGAAGCCTCTGGGCGGATTGACTTAAGTTCCCTCTCCGCTACCTTCAACGTGTCCGAGCAAACTGATCTGAGCTAATTAATCAAACGGCGAGCTGTAAATCCCGTCCAAAGCTTCGATGGCGTCGCCTCACTGTCCTCCCCAATCTTTGGCCCGAGCAACGTCGCTGCGTCGCAATGGAATAGGAAATATTAAATGAATACGGTGGGTTCGTTTGTGTTCATAGTTTGTTGGAGTTCATGAACGGCAACCGAATCCTCAGTGACCGACCTCGTTAGTCAAGCTGTTTGCGAGCAGGAGATGACCTAGACAGAAGCTAATAACGTGTCCTGCTGGCTGTCCAGACATTAAGTgcattgattgatttatttttcactcAGGATGCATAACCCAAATTATTTCATGTGGAAATAATGCGTGGACGGAGGGAAAGAGAATCAAAACAGAGCGAATtgctacaattaaaaaaaaatcaacttttggccttttaaaaaattgtaactgttttttcaaaatatttttcgaCCTgttttttttgaacattttttggcATAATATTTTAGGACTTAACATTTCTcaacaattttttaaaaaactttttttgtcatatttttgtcttttattttcaaaacattttccaacCAAACTAACACATTTTGACTTCTATTACACAACttttttgatatatttctttGGCTTAATACTTTTGGACTTTTCGTAtccataacattaaaaaaaaaaaactttgtttaaaaatatttttttgtcctgatattttctcacttttttttcttctgacctAATGTCCTCAGACTAGTATTTTTTAAGATGCTTGGATTCTTTAGTGCAGCCAGATTCTTTCCATTTCGTGTCCAAAATGTAGCTCTTATTGGCTTGATAAATACGGACCTCACACCACCAATTAGCAGTGGAAAAGATTCAAGCCTCTTGGTCGGGAAATAATTCAATCCTCCACACATGGCAGCAAACCAAGCAGTAAACAAGCTAAATtacactacattacattacatgtcatttagctgacgcttttatccaaagcgacgtacattGCATTATATCCCATGCactacatttttgcctggggagcaataaGCGACACCATCagcacatgtatgtatgtatttgttaatgtgAAACATTTGAGAACATACTGGATCTCCTCCTGAGGCAAATGAAACAGCCTGCATGGGGTGGTGGGCAATCTTCtatggaggagaagagagaaaggacAGAAGCAAGCACAAATGGGTTTGTTTTTACTCTGCAGGCCTCAAGAATGAAGGCAGTTATAAACTGGGTCAAGCGTGTTGGTCTGGTCAcctgaaaggaggaggcagCGATCATTGACACGCTGTCTGTGGAGACAGTGAGGACGATTCTACTCCCTGAAAACTGAAGGTTGATTTGACCCAGAAGGGCAGGCAGCGCTTTGCACACAGGCtgatgatgacaaaaaaaatctgttattCTAGCTGGGTCTGTGTTGATTGcatgggtgtgtgggtgtgtgtgtgttccttacCCTTCTAGTtttcactgctgatgtcctcTCACACAGTCTACTGATTGCCTCTCTGCGCACACAAACCGATTATAAACAtgtgcacatgcagacacacaaccaaCACAGAGATACCTTTGTGAATGAGGGATCCGGTGCGCCCTGCTGACATGTGACTTGCACAAGAGAACGTGAGAGGAAGTAAAGTGAATCACAAGAGGATCATCTGCAGTGGGTTTTATTTGACTGCGGAGGGAAATCTATCCTTTTAAAGTACAGGACTTTTACGCCTAACTTTGGATTTCTCGTATgtactttttactttactttatttttgaGTAGTTATTGCAGATTAACATGAAGAAAACCACACGTACATTGTCACAGGCTACAAATCAGTCTATCAAGTAGTTCAATGTTGGAATAATATAAAATGACTGATAAATCAGTTGAAGCACACTGTTCACAAATCCAGTACACAAAATCCGACAAAAAGTCGGAAACAGCATTATTAGGCAGATGCATTTTTCCTATTGAATGTCAGTGAGCTACACTGTATGTATCGATAAAAAGTAATAGATTAGTTAAAAAAGGAAGACATCTGAACATAGAATGAATACACCTTCTATGAACTCTGCAGTTTGCAGATGTTTGGGTCAGAAaggccaaaccccccccccccctccccccgcccgcAAGCAACATCCCGCTTTCTagaaagaaagacttttttCCAGGAAGTTCTTTTCTGCCTCTTGAAAACAAATAGAACGTAATGGAttgaggtctctctctctctctctctctctcctcttaatAAGACGATGAGAGATCATTAGGAGGAAATTCATCTAATTGGATTTTCTGCCCCATCATTCAGCGGTGTTGTTGTGAACAGCGGTAGCTGTGTCCTTTAGCGTTTTGGCATCCTGCACAAGGATGCCAATATCAAATGATGAGGAGAAAGACCCGGTTTATGAAACATTatacatttaatttgatttccccctttgaaacatttctttcaaataaagCACGCACGTCTTGCTTGGCAAATATATGTACGTTTCTTCATCCATCCACATGCACACTGTCCATAGTTGGATGCTCTTCTCTTATGTAGGCTGTagtatctctgtgtgtgtgtgtgtgtgtgtgtgtgtgtgtggtagactTCCTACCGTGTGACTTTCATTCTCATATCAAAGTCGAGGGTCCTCATGGACTGGGTCACCTCCACACTACCCATGTACtaggaaaatacaacaaaacaccaGTTACTCGCTGATTCGAGACGATTCACATGAAggatcagaagaagaaaaaaaaaagatgacgtTTTAACCACGTAAACTGTTCTCTCTGGTGCTGCTTGGACATCCCAGAATGCTGCTTCGTTTGgattatccttttttttatggGATACATTCCATGAGCACAACGCGTTCGGTTTGTACGCGTGATGACCTCAGCCACGTAAATCGCTGCTCAATGTCCATTATGAAGGTGTTTGAAGATTCAAAGAAAGTTTTAGGTGGACTTAAAAGGGTTACATCTTTTCCGAAAGTTTAGGGATCACTAAGGCTGCATTATTTCACTCAAGAAAAAGACATTACACGTTCATGTGatgcttttctctcttcctgacTGAAAGATTTCAGCAAAAACACATCTTGTCACAGCCTAGTTAGTGGCTCTGTGGCAATGCTAACACGGTGCTAACATGCTGATAATTAGCAGTTATAGttacttagcttagcattttagcatgcCAATCTGAACAACGTACAATGTGCAATTCAAATTCGTACAAtgtgcaataaaataaaaaaaagtgaatgtcgATGGTGCCGTTTGATCCAGTAGATATTTAAgtatttcagtgtttttaaaaaaggtagACCAAAACACTATCCAGGTATCCAACAAGCAACTTCTGCACTGAAGGAATACGTTTGGACGTTTTGACGTGTTGTAAACGCAACCGGGCGACATTTAGACCATTCGCTTGGACACACTTTCGTGGTCCCGTTGGCCATGAGCTCCAGCAGAGCAAACTCTATAGGCCGGAGGCAGGACTTAaatcaatatgtgtgtgtgtgtgtgtgtgtgtgtgtgtgtgtgtgtgtgggcggcgGTGCGTAATGTTTGCGCGTGCTTGTTTATAAAGGACAATCAAACAGTCCGTTCTCATTCCCATCAGCGGCCCGGCTCTTAATCACCCATGCGGACACACCTCCGGTTCTGAGACAGCATGGGGGGCTCTGCTGATACCGGATACattcattctcacacacacacacacacacacacgcacacgcacacgcacacacacacacacacacacagtgagcagatCTAGTGAGGAGCAGAGAGCCAGGATGAGTCACTACTGCCTACACAGGAAGCTCTATCTGGGAGGGAGGGGATGAACAAACGAGAGTGAGTGTGATGGTGTGGAtaaaactctgtgtgtgtgtgtgtgtgttacatccTTCGTTTTGTGGGAATAAAACCTCAACCCAAAGtttagaaacaaaacacaaacaatttttTGCCAATTGGGAGAACGGTGAAGAGGAGGAACGGGAAACCCTTGGACTCCTGTACGTTCACAGCCAGTTCCGGCGTGATTGGTACCTTGATGTGATGGTGAACCGTTTTGCTTTCCGTCCCCACCGGCGTGCCGTCCTCTGCAGCCGAGGGGGTCTTCAAAGGGCCGCCTCCGTGCTGCGAGCAGGGGGCGCAGTCGCTGGTCCAGGGGAGGCCGGCCACCCGATGCAGGGTGATGGGTCTCTTGGTGCAGCGCAGAGCGGCGTGAGTTAGGTTTTGCCCATCGGACGGGGCCCCATCGAGGGCAGGACGGCCACAAAGCCTCTGCTCGGGCCCCGAGCCCCGTCCCGCTCTGGACAAGGGTCCGTCGGCGTGTCCGTTAACGGGCCCGTCCCGGTCCGTGCTCGCCTGCCCCCTCGGGGGAACTGGACTTTGCCATCGGACGCTGGCCACGCGGGGGATGAAGTCCCTCAGGGTGGACGGCCCCTGGTGTGTGGTCGCGACCCGGGGGTCCACCTGGGCAAAATCAGAGTGGAGGCAAAGGTCCCGCTTGGAGGGCAGCCCCCTCTGGGGCCGATCCTCCAGGGGCGTCAGCGAATCGCTGCGCAGACGACTGTATTTGGTGCGCTTCAACATGCCTGcgcaagatttaaaaaaacaaaacaaagtgagaCGATGAGATGTGCGGCAAAGTGATTTCTTCACTGTCCCGATGACGTCTTCAAAGACTACAGAGGAGATGAGGTACCTGGTAAGAGTCCCGTCTGTGATTTGAACCTGGGTGAGGTTTGCTCTCTCATAATCAGGAACCTGGACGGGGGAGGGAGAACACTAAGGACACAACAGAAGAGAAATAGGAATGTGGCTCATAATTATTACATCCAGAGGTCCAATGGCTAATCACCCTGATCTCTAGGAAAAGCATCCTTTAGCGTCAGCGTACGTTACAGTGGAGTCAACTCACCAGCGTGGGACAGGAGAGGTCCGGCTGTAGCCTAAAGTTCCGCCTGCTCCGCTCCGGTCACGCCGAGTACAGTCCCACCACCGTGACCCATCGGCTTCCAGCTCCACCCTCAGCGACACATCAACTTTCCTCCCCTCAGTCTCCTCTCTCTGAGGCGCAGAGCAAGTGTGCAGCTTTTATGAatgaactttttcttttttttttatgaatgggagtctctctct carries:
- the LOC119227622 gene encoding SHC-transforming protein 1-like isoform X1, which gives rise to MREQTSPRFKSQTGLLPGMLKRTKYSRLRSDSLTPLEDRPQRGLPSKRDLCLHSDFAQVDPRVATTHQGPSTLRDFIPRVASVRWQSPVPPRGQASTDRDGPVNGHADGPLSRAGRGSGPEQRLCGRPALDGAPSDGQNLTHAALRCTKRPITLHRVAGLPWTSDCAPCSQHGGGPLKTPSAAEDGTPVGTESKTVHHHIKYMGSVEVTQSMRTLDFDMRMKVTREAISRLCERTSAVKTRRPVCKALPALLGQINLQFSGSRIVLTVSTDSVSMIAASSFQKIAHHPMQAVSFASGGDPDMANYIAYVAKDLVNQRACHILECPRGRASEVINSIGQAFEDRFRRLLNPAPSLLSNRSAAKMCPKWSPEERATDPKANQDVEASEQRDYYNVVPRKTPPAGGGEENEPDPDIFGVCSFEPLSLYENCSVTEETPAPPAESVACEAIAEPSETLTQDLIQEEVWFHGRLGRDLAESLLTHHGDFLVRESSSASGQYVLSGMEGATARHLLLVDPLGQVRTRDQVFLSVGHLVRFHMENKMPIISGSIELCLRQPILQRH
- the LOC119227622 gene encoding SHC-transforming protein 1-like isoform X2 codes for the protein MREQTSPRFKSQTGLLPGMLKRTKYSRLRSDSLTPLEDRPQRGLPSKRDLCLHSDFAQVDPRVATTHQGPSTLRDFIPRVASVRWQSPVPPRGQASTDRDGPVNGHADGPLSRAGRGSGPEQRLCGRPALDGAPSDGQNLTHAALRCTKRPITLHRVAGLPWTSDCAPCSQHGGGPLKTPSAAEDGTPVGTESKTVHHHIKYMGSVEVTQSMRTLDFDMRMKVTREAISRLCERTSAVKTRRPVCKALPALLGQINLQFSGSRIVLTVSTDSVSMIAASSFQIAHHPMQAVSFASGGDPDMANYIAYVAKDLVNQRACHILECPRGRASEVINSIGQAFEDRFRRLLNPAPSLLSNRSAAKMCPKWSPEERATDPKANQDVEASEQRDYYNVVPRKTPPAGGGEENEPDPDIFGVCSFEPLSLYENCSVTEETPAPPAESVACEAIAEPSETLTQDLIQEEVWFHGRLGRDLAESLLTHHGDFLVRESSSASGQYVLSGMEGATARHLLLVDPLGQVRTRDQVFLSVGHLVRFHMENKMPIISGSIELCLRQPILQRH